A single region of the Nitrosomonas sp. Is79A3 genome encodes:
- the fnr gene encoding fumarate/nitrate reduction transcriptional regulator Fnr: protein MLHDTSLHNHLDISHIRSSCASCSLRELCLPVGLNDHEIQVLGDVVSHKRKIQRGGYLHRTGAKFQSLFAIRSGFLKTCVLEQDGRQQVTGFHMTGELLGLDAISTDTHTCDAIALEDSEVCEIPFAKLEEISRVIPSLMRHFHKIMSREIVRDHGVMLLLGSMKAEERLATFLLNLSRRFLVRGYSESDFNLRMTREEIGSYLGLKLETVSRAFSKLQDENIITVDNKHIQINDIARLRMKMGNSSCAT from the coding sequence TTGCTTCACGATACCTCACTACATAATCATCTTGATATCTCACACATAAGGTCAAGCTGTGCCTCTTGTAGTTTGCGTGAATTATGTTTACCGGTTGGTCTTAATGATCATGAAATTCAGGTTCTTGGAGATGTAGTCAGTCATAAACGTAAGATTCAGCGAGGCGGGTACCTGCATCGCACAGGCGCAAAGTTCCAATCGCTATTTGCAATTCGTAGCGGATTTCTAAAGACCTGCGTACTTGAACAAGATGGACGGCAGCAAGTTACTGGTTTTCATATGACTGGAGAATTGCTCGGTTTGGATGCCATCAGCACTGACACGCATACATGTGATGCTATTGCTCTTGAAGATAGCGAAGTATGTGAAATTCCCTTTGCGAAATTAGAAGAAATTAGCCGCGTTATTCCATCCCTTATGCGCCATTTTCATAAAATTATGAGTCGTGAAATAGTGCGGGATCATGGCGTTATGCTGTTATTAGGCAGCATGAAAGCTGAAGAACGCTTAGCAACTTTTCTGCTGAATTTATCGCGCCGCTTTCTAGTGCGCGGTTATTCCGAGTCCGATTTCAATCTACGCATGACTCGCGAAGAAATTGGCAGCTATCTTGGCCTTAAGCTAGAAACCGTTAGCCGTGCTTTCTCTAAACTGCAAGATGAAAATATTATTACCGTTGATAATAAACATATCCAAATAAACGATATTGCCCGCTTAAGAATGAAAATGGGAAACTCATCCTGTGCTACTTGA
- the rpsB gene encoding 30S ribosomal protein S2 translates to MSVTMRQMLEAGVHFGHQTRFWNPKMAPYIYGHRNKIHIINLEKTLVMYEEAMKYVRQLSANKGVILFVGTKRQARDIVREEATRCGSPYVDQRWLGGMLTNFKTIKQSIKRLQDMETMVQDGTLDKLVKKEALDLHRELDKLNSSLGGIKDMKGLPDALFVIDVGYQKGAITEAKKLGIPVIGVIDTNHNPDGLQYLIPGNDDSSRAIRLYARGVADAVLEGRNQSIQEIVEMSAEAE, encoded by the coding sequence ATGTCAGTAACTATGCGTCAAATGCTGGAAGCAGGTGTTCATTTTGGGCATCAAACACGCTTCTGGAATCCGAAGATGGCGCCCTATATCTATGGCCATCGAAATAAAATCCATATCATCAATCTAGAAAAGACCCTGGTGATGTATGAAGAGGCCATGAAATACGTACGCCAATTATCAGCAAACAAAGGGGTTATCTTATTTGTTGGCACCAAACGGCAAGCACGCGATATTGTGCGCGAGGAAGCAACGCGATGCGGATCCCCCTATGTGGATCAACGCTGGCTAGGTGGAATGCTAACTAATTTTAAAACCATCAAACAATCTATTAAGCGCTTACAAGATATGGAAACAATGGTTCAAGACGGAACATTGGATAAGCTTGTAAAAAAAGAAGCACTTGATCTTCATCGAGAATTGGATAAGCTCAATAGCAGTTTAGGTGGCATTAAAGATATGAAAGGGCTGCCGGATGCGTTATTTGTAATAGATGTTGGATATCAGAAAGGCGCTATTACAGAAGCCAAGAAGCTTGGCATTCCGGTAATTGGTGTTATCGACACCAATCATAATCCAGATGGTTTGCAATACCTGATTCCTGGAAATGATGATTCAAGCCGGGCAATACGTTTATATGCTCGTGGCGTAGCCGATGCTGTTCTGGAAGGACGTAATCAGTCTATTCAGGAAATTGTTGAAATGAGTGCGGAAGCCGAATAA
- the tsf gene encoding translation elongation factor Ts, producing MADITASMVKELREMTGLGMMECKKALTETDGDMKAAEDLLRIKSGAKASKAAGRIAAEGVIGAYVSADGQCGALVEVNCETDFVARNEDIIDFSKKLAELIATKNLTEITALSDASLSSGETVETVRKALIMKLGENISIRRCGRHATKGRLAYYLHGTKIGVMVDYSGGDETLGKDIAMHIAASKPMCVSQEQVSADVLAHERQIFTAQAAESGKPANIIEKMVDGRIAKYLAEITLLGQPFVKDPELTIEKLLAKKSAKVNGFTMFVVGEGIEKKSENFAEEVKAQMEQAK from the coding sequence ATGGCGGATATTACCGCAAGCATGGTAAAAGAATTGCGCGAGATGACTGGGCTTGGCATGATGGAATGCAAAAAGGCCTTGACAGAGACTGACGGTGATATGAAAGCGGCTGAAGATCTGTTAAGAATCAAAAGCGGTGCGAAGGCAAGCAAGGCGGCCGGACGGATCGCAGCCGAAGGTGTAATCGGTGCCTATGTCTCGGCGGATGGTCAATGCGGTGCGCTGGTTGAAGTTAATTGCGAGACAGATTTCGTTGCCAGGAACGAGGACATTATTGATTTTTCCAAGAAACTGGCTGAGCTTATCGCAACAAAAAACTTGACCGAAATTACGGCACTCAGCGATGCGTCGTTATCAAGTGGCGAAACTGTTGAGACAGTTCGTAAAGCGTTGATCATGAAATTGGGCGAGAACATCAGTATCCGCCGTTGCGGGCGTCATGCTACAAAGGGCCGGCTGGCCTATTATCTCCATGGAACCAAGATTGGTGTGATGGTAGATTATAGCGGTGGTGATGAAACGTTAGGCAAGGATATAGCTATGCATATTGCCGCAAGTAAGCCTATGTGTGTATCACAAGAACAGGTATCTGCAGATGTATTGGCACATGAACGCCAGATTTTCACAGCTCAGGCTGCTGAAAGCGGGAAACCAGCAAATATTATTGAGAAAATGGTTGATGGCCGCATTGCAAAATATCTTGCCGAAATAACCTTATTAGGCCAGCCCTTCGTTAAAGATCCGGAACTTACTATAGAAAAATTATTGGCAAAGAAATCTGCCAAAGTAAATGGTTTTACAATGTTTGTTGTCGGCGAAGGAATTGAAAAGAAATCTGAAAATTTTGCAGAAGAAGTAAAAGCACAGATGGAACAGGCCAAATAA
- the pyrH gene encoding UMP kinase: protein MTTVTYKRILLKLSGEALMGEDQYGINHTVMGRIVAEIEEISKLGVEIAIVVGGGNIFRGMKSANDGLERVTADYMGMLATVMNALALQDAMKLVGLVPRIQSALRIEQVVEPYIRGRAMRYLKDGRIVIFAAGTGNPFFTTDTAAALRGMEMNVDIMLKATKVDGIYTSDPKIDSDATRFQKLSFDEAISKNLQVMDATALTLCRDQKLPLNVFSIFKAGALKRIIMGEEEGTLVTV, encoded by the coding sequence ATGACCACCGTTACTTATAAACGTATTTTGCTAAAGCTATCCGGTGAAGCTCTGATGGGTGAAGACCAGTATGGCATTAACCATACCGTAATGGGAAGAATTGTTGCTGAAATTGAAGAAATTAGCAAACTGGGCGTTGAAATTGCCATTGTTGTAGGTGGCGGGAATATCTTTCGCGGTATGAAATCAGCTAACGACGGACTTGAACGCGTTACCGCTGATTATATGGGTATGTTAGCCACCGTGATGAATGCTTTGGCACTGCAAGATGCCATGAAACTGGTTGGACTGGTACCGCGCATTCAATCTGCTTTGCGAATTGAACAAGTGGTAGAGCCTTATATCCGCGGACGAGCAATGCGTTATCTAAAAGACGGCAGGATTGTGATTTTTGCAGCAGGAACCGGAAATCCTTTTTTTACTACCGATACCGCAGCTGCTCTACGTGGCATGGAAATGAATGTGGATATCATGCTTAAAGCAACAAAGGTGGATGGCATTTATACCAGTGACCCGAAAATTGATTCTGATGCGACTCGTTTCCAGAAATTATCTTTTGATGAAGCTATCTCCAAGAATTTACAAGTAATGGATGCAACGGCATTAACATTATGCCGTGATCAGAAATTACCATTAAATGTATTTAGTATTTTCAAAGCCGGGGCTCTAAAACGTATAATAATGGGAGAAGAGGAAGGGACCTTGGTAACTGTCTGA
- the frr gene encoding ribosome recycling factor yields the protein MIADVKKSAELKMQKSLEALKVDLSKVRSGRAHTGLLDHITVDYYGAQTPINQLANINLIDARTIGVIPWEKKIANAVEKAIRESDLGLNPMPVGETIRVPMPALTEERRRDLIKVVKHEAEAVRVAMRNIRRDANAHLKELLKSKEISEDDERRGQDEIQKLTDRYITEIDKVLQVKEAELMAV from the coding sequence ATGATTGCCGATGTAAAAAAGTCTGCTGAACTGAAAATGCAAAAAAGCCTGGAAGCATTAAAAGTAGATTTGAGTAAAGTCAGAAGTGGCCGGGCTCATACTGGCCTATTGGATCATATCACAGTAGATTATTACGGTGCGCAAACTCCAATTAACCAATTAGCAAATATCAATCTAATTGATGCACGCACGATTGGCGTTATCCCTTGGGAAAAGAAAATAGCCAATGCAGTTGAAAAAGCGATTCGTGAATCTGACCTGGGTTTAAATCCGATGCCGGTTGGTGAAACAATTCGCGTGCCAATGCCGGCTCTCACTGAAGAGCGGCGACGTGATCTTATCAAAGTGGTAAAACATGAAGCAGAAGCCGTCCGTGTTGCGATGCGCAATATTCGCCGCGATGCGAATGCACACTTGAAAGAATTATTAAAGTCCAAAGAAATTTCTGAAGATGATGAACGCCGTGGCCAGGACGAGATTCAGAAGCTTACTGACCGCTATATCACCGAGATCGATAAAGTTTTACAAGTTAAGGAAGCCGAATTGATGGCTGTTTGA
- the uppS gene encoding polyprenyl diphosphate synthase: MPQGPSSTREIPETGSIPDHIAIIMDGNGRWAQNRYMPRIAGHKQGVETVRGVIKACIERNISYLTLFAFSSENWRRPTDEIASLMQLFLGALEQEITKLHENGICFKVIGDLSKFEPKIIEFIQIGEQLTANNTRLTFTIAANYGGRWDIMQAMQKMMAQSASLPLNFEEENLAQYLSMSYAPEPDLFIRTGGECRISNFLLWQLAYTELYFTNTLWPDFDEHELELAIQSYQQRERRFGRTSEQLQMAISAKG; this comes from the coding sequence ATGCCTCAAGGCCCGAGTTCAACCCGAGAAATACCTGAAACAGGATCAATACCGGATCATATCGCCATTATCATGGATGGTAATGGCCGTTGGGCTCAAAACCGCTATATGCCCCGTATTGCCGGACATAAACAAGGGGTTGAAACGGTGCGTGGTGTGATAAAAGCTTGCATAGAACGCAACATTTCTTACCTCACTTTATTCGCTTTTAGCAGTGAAAACTGGCGCCGCCCTACTGATGAAATTGCCTCTTTGATGCAACTTTTTCTTGGTGCTTTAGAACAAGAAATTACTAAGCTACATGAAAATGGCATTTGTTTTAAAGTAATCGGTGATTTATCCAAGTTTGAGCCTAAAATCATAGAATTCATTCAGATCGGCGAGCAACTAACTGCCAATAATACACGTCTTACATTTACTATTGCGGCCAACTACGGCGGCCGCTGGGATATCATGCAAGCCATGCAAAAAATGATGGCTCAATCAGCGAGCTTGCCACTTAACTTTGAAGAAGAAAATCTGGCGCAATATCTCTCCATGAGCTATGCTCCTGAGCCGGATTTATTTATTCGCACGGGTGGAGAGTGTCGGATCAGTAATTTTTTATTATGGCAGCTTGCTTATACTGAATTGTATTTCACCAATACACTATGGCCTGACTTTGACGAGCATGAACTTGAGTTAGCTATTCAATCGTATCAGCAGCGGGAACGCCGGTTTGGTCGCACGAGCGAGCAACTTCAAATGGCAATATCTGCTAAAGGTTAA
- a CDS encoding phosphatidate cytidylyltransferase: MLKARILTAIVVLPLFLSALFFLQNIFWATFLLALAVIGSREWSQLARLSVRKTILFMLLTALVGGELLFQLSESVKIDAYSSDPMWVYILSAAFWLVGAPLYLKQLYVVKNPYIWMLIGWILLLPTCLALYQLRTISPLLLLGFMATIWISDTAAYFTGRSFGKHKLAPTISPNKTWEGVAGALIAVLVYGLVWDYWLNEESLALTLIPLLLFMAILGIIGDLYESLIKRHANVKDSGNILPGHGGILDRIDALTSSLPFAILALLIFYSPA, encoded by the coding sequence ATGCTTAAAGCCCGCATCCTCACTGCAATTGTAGTATTGCCTTTATTTCTCTCGGCATTATTTTTCCTGCAAAACATTTTTTGGGCTACTTTCTTACTCGCACTAGCGGTTATCGGTTCCCGCGAATGGAGTCAATTAGCCAGACTTTCTGTCAGAAAGACGATACTTTTTATGTTACTCACGGCTTTGGTGGGTGGAGAATTATTGTTTCAATTAAGTGAATCAGTAAAAATCGATGCCTATTCGTCAGATCCAATGTGGGTATATATTTTGTCGGCTGCATTTTGGCTAGTAGGTGCACCGCTATATCTTAAGCAACTCTATGTTGTTAAAAACCCATACATCTGGATGCTAATCGGCTGGATACTGTTGCTACCAACCTGTCTTGCTCTCTATCAGTTACGCACTATCAGCCCATTGCTTTTACTAGGTTTTATGGCGACCATTTGGATCTCGGATACCGCCGCTTATTTTACCGGACGATCGTTTGGCAAGCACAAACTTGCACCCACTATTAGTCCGAATAAAACTTGGGAGGGTGTAGCCGGTGCTTTAATTGCGGTATTGGTTTATGGCTTGGTTTGGGATTATTGGCTTAATGAAGAATCTTTAGCTTTAACGTTGATACCCTTGCTGTTATTTATGGCCATATTGGGTATCATTGGCGATTTGTACGAATCATTGATAAAACGTCATGCTAATGTGAAGGATAGCGGAAATATTTTGCCAGGGCATGGTGGAATATTGGATCGGATCGATGCTTTGACTTCTTCACTGCCATTCGCCATATTGGCTTTACTTATTTTTTATTCGCCCGCTTAA
- the ispC gene encoding 1-deoxy-D-xylulose-5-phosphate reductoisomerase produces MKTIRQITILGSTGSIGESTLDVIARHPDRFQAFALTANKNVEKMLSQCQRFQPRYAVMLDMKSAEQLTSAIQAARIDTEVLSGIESLERVASLPEVDAVMAAIVGAAGIRPTFAAARTGKLVLLANKETLVMAGRIFIDLVKKHNATLLPIDSEHNAIYQSLPHHFNGNLAAAGISRILLTASGGPFRCAPLASLEKVTPEQACAHPNWDMGQKISVDSATMMNKGLEVIEAHWLFDAPPDNIQVVIHPQSVIHSMVAYVDGSVIAQLGNPDMRTPIAHAMGYPDRIASGVSALDMFKVAHLDFEEPDFERFPCLGLAYQALAAGGNMPAVLNAANEIAVESFLKVRMKFTAIPAMIEHVMQTVQQEDMATLDDVLRTDALARDVAREWLANLQ; encoded by the coding sequence ATGAAAACCATCCGCCAAATAACTATACTCGGCTCCACCGGCAGCATTGGAGAGAGCACACTGGATGTCATAGCACGCCATCCTGACCGTTTTCAGGCATTTGCGCTAACAGCCAATAAAAATGTTGAAAAAATGTTGTCACAATGCCAACGCTTCCAGCCGCGTTATGCGGTAATGCTGGATATGAAAAGTGCGGAGCAATTGACCAGCGCAATTCAAGCAGCCAGGATAGATACGGAAGTATTATCTGGTATTGAGTCATTGGAAAGGGTAGCTTCTCTTCCAGAAGTGGATGCTGTGATGGCAGCAATTGTTGGAGCTGCCGGTATCCGTCCAACCTTTGCAGCGGCTCGAACCGGAAAACTTGTATTGCTCGCCAATAAAGAAACTCTGGTTATGGCCGGGCGTATTTTCATAGATCTGGTAAAAAAGCACAACGCCACACTGCTGCCCATTGATAGCGAGCATAATGCGATTTATCAATCTCTGCCGCATCATTTCAATGGTAACTTGGCTGCGGCAGGCATCAGCCGCATACTGCTCACTGCTTCGGGCGGACCATTTCGATGCGCGCCGTTAGCATCGTTAGAGAAAGTGACTCCAGAACAGGCTTGTGCGCATCCGAATTGGGATATGGGGCAAAAAATTTCTGTTGATTCTGCCACCATGATGAATAAAGGATTGGAAGTAATTGAAGCGCATTGGTTGTTTGACGCACCTCCGGACAATATTCAGGTTGTAATTCATCCCCAAAGTGTAATCCACTCGATGGTTGCCTATGTCGATGGTTCAGTCATAGCGCAATTGGGCAACCCTGATATGCGTACGCCGATTGCGCACGCGATGGGTTATCCCGATCGGATAGCAAGCGGAGTATCCGCTTTAGATATGTTCAAAGTGGCGCATCTTGATTTTGAAGAACCTGATTTTGAAAGATTCCCATGCCTGGGATTAGCCTACCAAGCGCTTGCCGCGGGCGGGAATATGCCTGCAGTTCTCAATGCCGCAAATGAGATTGCTGTAGAATCCTTTCTTAAAGTGCGCATGAAATTTACAGCTATCCCGGCTATGATTGAACATGTTATGCAAACAGTACAACAAGAAGATATGGCAACACTGGATGATGTATTGAGAACAGATGCATTGGCTCGTGACGTTGCGCGAGAGTGGCTTGCAAATCTGCAGTAA
- the rseP gene encoding RIP metalloprotease RseP, which translates to MTIAYTIISFIIALGILITFHEFGHYLVARWNGVKVLRFCIGFGQPIFRKRWGKDKTEWVIAAIPLGGYVKMLDENEGKVAHEDLPRAFNRQPVARRFAIVAAGPIANFLLAIVLYWLLFILGVNGMKPVLGPIEPASPAAHAKFEQGETIVTIENEPVASWQDARWTLLRYAIDQSANVKVQTINKNGEINWRQLDLSQIDPDNLNGNFLGIIGLNSYQPILKPVIGQVVADGAGQHAGLLAGDEILAVNDTEIHTWMDFVQQIRTNPEHTLELEILRNNQVTIIAITPEATTENGKQIGKIGVAPVVNQAEFEELLVTVSYPPGKAFQKAIEKTWETTILTLQMLSKMITGDVSWKNVSGPISIADYAGQSAQMGLVSYLAFLALISVSIGVLNLLPIPILDGGHLMYYLIEIIRGNPLSDQAILIGQKIGLALLFTLMTFAIYNDINRLITG; encoded by the coding sequence ATGACAATAGCTTATACAATCATTTCTTTCATTATTGCCTTAGGCATACTGATTACATTTCATGAATTTGGTCATTATCTGGTAGCACGCTGGAATGGCGTTAAAGTATTACGATTCTGTATCGGTTTTGGTCAACCGATTTTTCGCAAGCGTTGGGGAAAAGACAAAACAGAATGGGTAATTGCGGCGATTCCATTGGGTGGCTATGTCAAGATGCTGGATGAGAATGAAGGGAAAGTAGCGCATGAAGATTTACCTCGCGCATTTAACCGTCAACCGGTAGCACGCCGTTTTGCCATTGTTGCAGCCGGTCCCATTGCCAATTTTTTGCTAGCTATTGTCTTATACTGGCTACTCTTCATTCTGGGTGTCAATGGAATGAAACCGGTACTTGGCCCAATTGAACCCGCCTCTCCTGCTGCGCATGCAAAATTTGAGCAAGGTGAAACCATTGTCACTATCGAGAATGAACCGGTAGCCAGTTGGCAAGATGCTCGCTGGACCTTATTACGATATGCCATTGATCAATCGGCAAACGTAAAAGTACAAACCATTAATAAAAATGGCGAGATCAATTGGCGGCAATTAGATTTAAGTCAAATTGACCCGGATAATCTCAATGGAAATTTCCTTGGAATTATTGGCCTTAATAGTTATCAGCCTATTCTAAAGCCCGTTATCGGGCAAGTGGTTGCCGATGGCGCTGGTCAGCATGCTGGCTTGTTAGCAGGAGATGAAATTTTAGCCGTCAATGATACTGAAATCCACACCTGGATGGACTTTGTGCAACAGATACGCACAAACCCGGAGCATACTCTGGAACTCGAAATTTTGCGTAATAATCAAGTGACAATAATTGCCATCACACCGGAAGCAACCACAGAAAATGGCAAACAAATAGGCAAGATCGGCGTTGCACCCGTTGTCAATCAAGCAGAATTTGAAGAATTGCTCGTTACAGTCAGTTATCCTCCTGGCAAAGCATTCCAGAAAGCCATTGAGAAGACTTGGGAAACAACCATACTGACATTACAAATGCTATCCAAAATGATTACCGGCGATGTATCTTGGAAGAATGTCAGCGGACCGATTTCAATTGCCGACTATGCAGGCCAGTCTGCGCAGATGGGATTGGTATCCTATTTGGCTTTTCTGGCGCTGATCAGTGTCAGTATCGGTGTTCTGAACTTATTGCCGATCCCAATTCTCGATGGCGGGCATTTAATGTATTATCTCATTGAAATAATTAGAGGAAACCCTCTCTCCGACCAGGCCATTTTGATCGGGCAGAAAATCGGCCTGGCCTTGCTGTTTACACTCATGACATTTGCCATATATAACGATATTAATCGGCTTATTACTGGTTAG
- the bamA gene encoding outer membrane protein assembly factor BamA, whose translation MKFRYLVAFVSLFHAFSSWASDSFIVKDIRVEGIQRTEAGTVFSYLPVKVGDTLDEEKATEAIKALYATGFFKDVKLKSENGVLIVEVDERPAIAQISINGAKEFEKDKLLEGLKQAGISESRIFSRSLLDRAEQELKRQYISRGKYAVKITTTTTPLERNRVAINFDINEGRTARIKKVSFVGNEKFKDSELRGILVLRKPDLLSWFTKNDQYSKQKLSADLETLRSYYLDRGYLEFNIESTQVSITPDLRDIYITINITEGAQYTVSDIKVAGEPLLPEEEIRKLILLKSGQVFARQKLTESVKLITDRLGDDGYAFANVNAAPELDHENRQAAFTFFIDPGRRVYIRRINITGNDRTRDEVIRREFRQMEGAWHSTKNINISKQRVDRLFFFNSVNVETPAVPNKTDQVDVNVKVEERPTGSIMFGAGYSDRQGIILNGSISQNNIFGTGNFFSLDVNTGAINKTYAASFTNPYFTVNGVSLGFDVYKRDLDTRPLSRVGTFKTETVGAGVRLGIPIAENDIVSLGLAAENTVLGVFADSPQRNKDFVTEFGKSTNNFPLTLSWARDRRDSAIWTTSGTTHRLFGEVSVPGGDLDYYKISYHQKWFYPITDNLTLMLNGEFGYGDGYTGRSLPFFKNFFAGGNNSVRGYDLNSLGPRDDRNLSLGGSKRIVGNIEVLFPVPFMKDDRSLRLSAFLDGGTVFARNIDFNLMRYSAGIALTWVSPMGPLKVSIAEPLNDQPVDRLQAFQFMFGQQF comes from the coding sequence ATGAAATTCCGGTATCTTGTTGCGTTTGTAAGCCTCTTCCATGCTTTCTCATCCTGGGCCAGCGATTCTTTCATTGTTAAGGATATTCGCGTCGAAGGCATACAGCGCACTGAAGCTGGCACAGTATTTAGCTATCTCCCTGTTAAAGTTGGCGATACACTTGATGAAGAAAAAGCAACCGAAGCTATCAAGGCGCTCTATGCAACCGGTTTCTTCAAAGACGTAAAATTAAAATCTGAGAATGGTGTTCTAATCGTGGAGGTTGATGAACGTCCGGCTATTGCACAAATCAGTATTAATGGCGCCAAAGAATTTGAGAAAGACAAATTGCTTGAAGGTCTTAAACAAGCCGGCATATCGGAGTCCCGGATTTTCAGCCGTTCGCTTTTGGATAGAGCCGAACAGGAGTTAAAGCGCCAGTATATCAGCCGAGGGAAATATGCTGTCAAAATCACAACAACGACTACGCCATTGGAACGTAATCGTGTTGCAATTAATTTTGATATTAATGAAGGCCGGACAGCCAGAATTAAGAAAGTAAGTTTTGTCGGTAACGAGAAATTTAAAGATAGCGAGTTGCGCGGCATACTTGTACTCAGAAAACCTGACTTATTAAGCTGGTTCACCAAAAATGATCAATATTCAAAACAGAAGCTATCAGCCGATTTAGAGACACTTCGATCTTATTATCTTGATCGAGGTTATCTCGAATTCAATATTGAATCCACTCAGGTATCCATAACACCTGACTTGCGCGATATCTATATCACGATCAATATTACCGAGGGTGCTCAATATACAGTCTCCGATATCAAAGTAGCTGGAGAACCCCTGTTGCCGGAAGAAGAAATACGTAAACTGATATTACTGAAAAGTGGACAGGTATTTGCACGCCAAAAACTAACCGAATCCGTTAAATTAATTACCGATCGCTTAGGCGATGATGGATATGCATTTGCCAATGTCAATGCTGCACCGGAGTTGGATCATGAAAACCGCCAAGCTGCATTTACATTCTTTATTGACCCCGGCCGGCGTGTCTATATCCGGCGCATCAATATAACCGGCAATGATCGTACACGCGATGAAGTGATACGTCGTGAGTTTCGTCAAATGGAAGGTGCCTGGCATTCCACTAAAAATATTAATATTTCCAAACAACGCGTTGATCGATTATTCTTCTTTAATAGCGTCAATGTGGAAACACCTGCTGTACCCAATAAAACCGATCAGGTTGATGTCAATGTCAAAGTAGAAGAGCGGCCAACCGGATCTATCATGTTTGGTGCGGGTTATTCAGATCGTCAAGGTATTATTTTGAACGGCTCCATTTCACAAAACAATATTTTTGGTACCGGTAACTTTTTTAGCCTTGATGTAAATACAGGTGCGATCAACAAAACTTATGCAGCATCATTTACCAATCCCTATTTTACTGTGAACGGAGTCAGTCTCGGGTTTGATGTCTACAAACGTGACCTGGATACACGTCCGCTATCCCGGGTTGGCACATTCAAAACCGAAACTGTCGGTGCAGGTGTCCGGCTCGGTATACCGATCGCTGAAAATGATATTGTATCTTTAGGTCTGGCGGCAGAAAATACAGTGTTAGGTGTTTTTGCTGACAGCCCGCAACGCAACAAAGATTTCGTTACCGAATTTGGAAAGTCGACCAATAATTTTCCACTCACGCTCAGTTGGGCGCGTGATCGCCGTGACAGTGCAATTTGGACCACTTCAGGAACGACGCACCGTCTATTTGGTGAAGTCAGTGTACCCGGTGGAGATTTGGATTATTATAAAATAAGTTACCATCAAAAATGGTTCTACCCCATTACAGATAATCTTACACTCATGCTGAATGGTGAGTTTGGTTATGGAGACGGGTATACGGGACGTTCACTCCCTTTTTTCAAAAACTTCTTTGCCGGGGGTAATAACTCCGTGAGAGGGTATGATCTGAATTCCTTAGGTCCCCGTGATGATAGAAATCTTTCATTAGGCGGCAGCAAACGCATAGTCGGTAATATCGAAGTGCTCTTCCCGGTTCCCTTCATGAAAGATGATAGATCACTTCGTTTAAGCGCGTTCCTTGATGGCGGTACCGTATTTGCAAGAAATATTGACTTTAATTTAATGCGTTATTCGGCCGGTATTGCGCTCACTTGGGTTTCGCCTATGGGGCCACTGAAAGTCAGTATAGCCGAACCCTTAAACGATCAACCTGTTGATAGATTGCAAGCTTTCCAATTTATGTTTGGACAACAATTCTAA
- a CDS encoding OmpH family outer membrane protein: protein MKRINRWWCITVIVLITIVSTSGSAMVLAGDIKIGVVNTEKILRESLPAVQAQKKIDQEFVPRDEEIKKMAVQAKTLQDKLEKDSISMDETERRNLERNLANLSREYQRAQRQMREDFSVRQNEEYSVILDRTNRAISKIAETEKYDLILQLQDSVYRSQRIDITDKVIKALENE from the coding sequence TTGAAACGAATCAATCGATGGTGGTGCATTACGGTTATAGTTCTTATAACCATTGTTTCAACCAGTGGATCCGCTATGGTTCTTGCCGGTGATATCAAAATTGGCGTAGTGAATACTGAAAAGATTTTGCGCGAATCGCTGCCAGCGGTACAGGCGCAAAAGAAAATTGATCAAGAATTTGTGCCGCGTGATGAAGAAATCAAGAAAATGGCTGTTCAGGCCAAAACATTACAAGACAAGCTTGAGAAAGACAGCATTAGCATGGATGAAACGGAACGGCGTAACTTAGAAAGGAATCTTGCCAATCTTAGCCGTGAATATCAGCGCGCGCAAAGACAAATGCGGGAAGATTTTAGTGTGCGTCAAAATGAAGAATACAGTGTAATTCTGGATCGCACCAATCGGGCAATCAGCAAAATTGCTGAAACAGAAAAGTATGATCTGATATTGCAGCTCCAGGATTCAGTTTATAGAAGTCAACGAATTGATATTACAGATAAAGTTATTAAAGCACTCGAAAATGAATAG